From one Microbacterium aurum genomic stretch:
- the lgt gene encoding prolipoprotein diacylglyceryl transferase, which translates to MPLVLSPAVNVVASIPSPPINGFSLWPGGPFIHFYALCILAGIVVAALITNHRLTKRGAEPWVVIDICLLAVPLAIIGARIFHVVTHWGFYFGEGKNIWAIFYIWEGGIAIFGALIGGAIGAWLGCKWTGIRFWSFADALAPGLLLAQAMGRFGNWFNQELYGLPTDLPWGLQIDYPNAAWPEGLPPGTLFHPTFLYEAIWNSLGVLFLLWAGTRFRLQWGRLFALYLIWYSAGRIVWESIRIDPSEVFFGLRTNVWAAIAGVVVGLVIFIVQTRRHPGLEPSPYMRGREWTPDGAVQSQDTDEFVDVSAPPTREPVADDATSTVASN; encoded by the coding sequence CTGCCCCTCGTGCTTTCTCCCGCCGTGAACGTCGTCGCCAGCATCCCGAGCCCGCCCATCAACGGCTTCAGCCTGTGGCCCGGGGGGCCGTTCATCCACTTCTACGCCCTGTGCATCCTCGCCGGCATCGTCGTGGCGGCGCTGATCACCAACCACCGCCTGACCAAGCGCGGCGCGGAGCCGTGGGTCGTCATCGACATCTGCCTGCTGGCGGTGCCCCTGGCCATCATCGGCGCGCGCATCTTCCACGTCGTCACCCACTGGGGCTTCTACTTCGGCGAGGGCAAGAACATCTGGGCGATCTTCTACATCTGGGAGGGCGGCATCGCGATCTTCGGCGCCCTCATCGGCGGTGCGATCGGCGCGTGGCTCGGCTGCAAGTGGACCGGCATCCGCTTCTGGAGCTTCGCCGACGCCCTCGCGCCGGGTCTCCTTCTCGCCCAGGCGATGGGACGGTTCGGCAACTGGTTCAACCAGGAGCTGTACGGCCTTCCGACTGACCTCCCCTGGGGCCTTCAGATCGACTACCCGAACGCGGCATGGCCCGAAGGCCTCCCCCCGGGGACGCTGTTCCACCCGACGTTCCTCTACGAAGCCATCTGGAACAGCCTCGGCGTGCTGTTCCTGCTGTGGGCCGGCACCCGCTTCCGCCTGCAGTGGGGGCGCCTGTTCGCCCTGTACCTCATCTGGTACAGCGCCGGCCGCATCGTGTGGGAGTCGATCCGCATCGACCCGAGCGAAGTGTTCTTCGGACTGCGCACCAACGTGTGGGCCGCGATCGCCGGCGTCGTCGTGGGGCTCGTGATCTTCATCGTCCAGACCCGCCGTCACCCCGGCCTCGAGCCCTCGCCGTACATGCGCGGTCGCGAGTGGACGCCCGACGGGGCTGTACAATCACAGGACACCGACGAGTTCGTGGACGTGAGCGCACCCCCGACGCGCGAACCCGTCGCGGACGATGCCACAAGCACAGTCGCCTCGAACTAA
- the trpB gene encoding tryptophan synthase subunit beta — MTGLRDQHGPFFGDFGGRYMPESLIAAIDELTAEYEAAKADPAFQAEFESLLHSYAGRPSALTEVPRFAEHAGGARVFLKREDLNHTGSHKINNVIGQALLTKRLGKTRVIAETGAGQHGVATATAAALFGFDCTIYMGEVDTERQALNVARMRLLGAEVVPVTSGSRTLKDAINEAYRDWVASVETTNYIFGTAAGPHPFPAMVRDFQKIISEEARAQLLEETGRLPDAVVACVGGGSNAIGMFDAFLDDEGVALYGVEAAGDGVDTDKHAASIERGRPGVLHGAKTYVLQDEDGQTVESHSISAGLDYPGVGPEHAWLADIGRASYIPATDAEAMDALRLLSRTEGIIPAIESAHALAGALRLGRELGPDAIIAVSLSGRGDKDMDTAATWFGLYDKGERPVQTPPDDEAASGEGIEL; from the coding sequence ATGACCGGACTGCGCGATCAGCACGGCCCCTTCTTCGGCGATTTCGGCGGGCGGTACATGCCGGAGTCCCTCATCGCCGCGATCGACGAACTGACCGCGGAGTACGAGGCCGCGAAGGCCGACCCGGCGTTCCAGGCCGAGTTCGAGAGCCTGCTGCACTCGTACGCCGGGCGCCCCTCGGCGCTCACCGAGGTGCCGCGATTCGCCGAGCACGCCGGTGGCGCGCGCGTCTTCCTCAAGCGTGAGGACCTCAATCACACCGGATCGCACAAGATCAACAACGTGATCGGCCAGGCCCTCCTCACGAAGCGCCTCGGCAAGACGCGCGTCATCGCGGAGACCGGCGCCGGCCAGCACGGCGTCGCCACGGCGACCGCCGCGGCACTGTTCGGCTTCGACTGCACGATCTACATGGGCGAGGTCGACACGGAGCGCCAGGCGCTCAACGTCGCCCGCATGCGGCTGCTCGGCGCCGAGGTGGTGCCCGTCACGAGCGGCTCGCGGACGCTGAAGGACGCGATCAACGAGGCGTACCGCGACTGGGTCGCGTCGGTCGAGACGACGAACTACATCTTCGGCACCGCGGCCGGCCCCCACCCGTTCCCTGCGATGGTCCGCGACTTCCAGAAGATCATCTCCGAAGAGGCGCGCGCGCAGCTGCTCGAGGAGACCGGGCGCCTGCCCGACGCGGTCGTCGCGTGCGTCGGCGGCGGGTCGAACGCGATCGGCATGTTCGACGCGTTCCTCGACGACGAGGGCGTGGCCCTCTACGGCGTGGAGGCGGCGGGCGACGGTGTCGACACCGACAAGCACGCGGCATCCATCGAACGCGGCCGCCCCGGCGTGCTGCACGGCGCGAAGACGTACGTGCTGCAGGACGAGGACGGCCAGACCGTCGAGTCGCATTCCATCTCTGCGGGCCTGGACTATCCGGGCGTCGGCCCCGAGCACGCGTGGCTCGCCGACATCGGCCGCGCGTCCTACATTCCGGCGACGGATGCCGAGGCGATGGACGCCCTGCGCCTGCTGAGCCGCACCGAGGGCATCATCCCCGCGATCGAGTCGGCGCACGCGCTCGCGGGCGCGTTGCGCCTCGGCCGCGAGCTCGGCCCCGACGCGATCATCGCGGTGAGTCTGTCGGGCCGAGGCGACAAGGACATGGACACCGCCGCGACGTGGTTCGGGCTCTATGACAAGGGGGAGCGTCCGGTGCAGACGCCGCCCGATGATGAGGCTGCCTCGGGCGAAGGGATCGAGCTGTGA
- the trpA gene encoding tryptophan synthase subunit alpha → MSRVAAAIDAAKAAGRGAFVGYLPIGYPDLQTSIDAAVALAEAGADILELGPPYSDPVMDGAVIQEATQAALAAGFRLRDTFTAVRAIAARVDVPILVMTYWNPVMQYGVDRFADDLLAAGGAGLITPDITPDAAADWIAASERTGLDRVFLAAPTSTDERLQMIAASSTGFVYTVSTMGITGERAELDAAARTLVARLRAHGVEHACVGIGISTPDQVAGVLEYADGAIVGTALVRALRDGGVEALAAEARALTAGRRRNGRGGAAK, encoded by the coding sequence GTGAGCCGGGTCGCTGCCGCCATCGACGCCGCGAAGGCCGCCGGCCGCGGCGCGTTCGTCGGCTACCTGCCTATCGGGTACCCCGACCTGCAGACGAGCATCGACGCGGCGGTGGCCCTCGCTGAGGCCGGCGCCGACATCCTCGAGCTCGGCCCGCCGTATTCCGATCCGGTTATGGACGGTGCGGTCATCCAGGAGGCGACGCAGGCCGCCCTCGCGGCCGGCTTCCGGCTGCGCGACACGTTCACCGCGGTGCGCGCGATCGCGGCGCGGGTCGACGTGCCGATCCTCGTGATGACGTACTGGAACCCTGTGATGCAGTACGGGGTCGATCGGTTCGCCGACGACCTCCTCGCCGCCGGGGGAGCGGGCCTGATCACGCCCGACATCACTCCGGATGCCGCGGCCGACTGGATCGCCGCATCCGAGCGCACCGGCCTCGACCGGGTGTTCCTCGCCGCGCCCACGTCGACCGACGAGCGCCTGCAGATGATCGCGGCGAGCTCGACCGGCTTCGTCTACACGGTGTCGACCATGGGCATCACCGGTGAGCGCGCCGAGTTGGATGCCGCGGCCCGCACCCTCGTCGCCCGCCTGCGCGCGCACGGGGTCGAGCACGCCTGTGTCGGCATCGGCATCTCGACGCCCGATCAGGTGGCGGGCGTGCTGGAGTACGCCGACGGCGCGATCGTCGGCACCGCGCTCGTCCGCGCCCTGCGCGACGGCGGGGTGGAGGCGCTGGCCGCCGAGGCACGCGCGCTCACCGCCGGCAGGCGCCGGAACGGACGGGGCGGCGCGGCGAAGTAG